Proteins co-encoded in one Poecilia reticulata strain Guanapo unplaced genomic scaffold, Guppy_female_1.0+MT scaffold_290, whole genome shotgun sequence genomic window:
- the LOC103460778 gene encoding cadherin-7-like codes for TGAPVRTGQADQTQTPVPVIADTPEAPPTGHPEGHSPTPRILQEPGLKYLHSDLDRGDGQVTYHLSGDGAMSVFTIDEGTGDIHATRRLDREQQASYVLRAQVRDRVGQLLLEPESQFTIRVQDINDNAPRFLDGPYAARVPERAPAGTSVLMVTATDADDPTYGTAAQIVYSLLQGGPYFTVDPNTGVVRTALPDLDRETRDRYQLVVQAQDLLGRRGALSGTTAVTVTLTDVNDNPPRFPRRNYRFSIPESVPAPAVVARIKAVDPDLGQNAEVEYRVLDGDGPGTFRVLTDPNTQEGLLMLLKGLDFEVQSSYLLRVEASNRQTETRFLLAGPFNDEVLVQLQVEDEDESPVFSESVHHLSVSEDAPVGTSVGAVSAHDPDRSNSPIRYSIDRKSDIGGFFDIDSSSGTIRTSRFLDREVRVQHNITIIAMETSDPSHAGSVLVLVSVTDVNDNPPSFGAESRTSVCEDVRPGQVVGILSAVDPDDPEDGHHFLFSLPAGSDANLSFSLTDNGDNTASVLALQPGLRLRDRPVHLVAVVIADSGRPSLSSTNTLTVSVCRCGRHGNHCSPDEPHHVAVATAAVLTGLLTFLGVAMVTAAVRSRRQQQVEDEERDAQENFACYDDEGGGEEDTKAFNMAALRHLDRPDPTGGSADPEARKPQLLKANLDPTAPPADWNGGGSAAGSVCSISSISSMSSPGPAEPDQNFSFLMTWASRFWRLTDLYEPRGVEPEEDS; via the exons ACCGGCGCTCCAGTCAGAACTGGCCAAGCGGACCAGACCCAGACTCCGGTACCGGTTATAGCGGATACTCCCGAAGCGCCGCCCACAGGACACCCTGAGGGACACAGTCCAACTCCCAGAATCCTCCAGGAGCCTGGATTAAAATAT CTCCACTCTGACCTGGACAGAGGCGACGGTCAGGTGACCTACCACCTGAGTGGCGACGGAGCCATGTCCGTCTTCACCATTGACGAAGGGACCGGAGACATCCACGCCACCCGCAGGCTGGACCGGGAACAGCAGGCGTCCTACGTCCTGCGGGCCCAGGTCCGGGACCGGGTcggccagctgctgctggagcccGAGTCCCAGTTCACCATCCGGGTCCAGGACATCAACGACAACGCTCCCCGGTTCCTGGACGGCCCCTACGCAGCCAGGGTTCCTGAGCGGGCCCCGGCAG GAACATCTGTGCTGATGGTGACGGCGACCGACGCCGACGACCCGACCTACGGAACCGCGGCCCAGATCGTCTACAGCCTCCTGCAGGGCGGCCCGTACTTCACTGTAGACCCAAACACAG GTGTGGTGCGGACCGCGCTCCCGGACTTGGACCGGGAGACTCGGGACCGGTACCAGCTGGTGGTCCAGGCCCAGGACTTGTTGGGTCGGAGGGGGGCTCTGTCCGGAACCACAGCGGTTACCGTGACGCTGACGGACGTCAATGACAACCCGCCGCGCTTCCCCCGCA GGAACTACCGGTTCAGCATTCCAGAGTCGGTACCGGCGCCGGCCGTGGTGGCCCGGATAAAAGCCGTGGACCCGGACTTGGGTCAGAACGCCGAAGTGGAGTACCGGGTTCTGGACGGAGACGGACCAGGAACCTTCCGGGTTCTGACGGATCCAAACACACAGGAGgggctgctgatgctgctcaAG GGCCTGGACTTTGAGGTCCAGTCCAGCTACCTGCTGCGGGTCGAGGCGTCCAACCGGCAGACGGAGACCCGCTTCCTGCTGGCCGGTCCGTTCAACGAcgaggttctggtccagctgcaggtggaggacGAGGACGAATCCCCCGTCTTCTCCGAGTCTGTCCATCACCTGTCCGTGTCGGAGGACGCTCCGGTCGGAACCAGTGTGGGCGCCGTGTCGGCCCACGACCCGGACCGGTCCAACAGTCCCATCAG GTACTCCATAGACAGGAAGTCGGACATTGGGGGTTTCTTTGACATCGACAGCAGTTCCGgtaccatcagaaccagcaggtttcTGGACCGTGAAGTCAGAGTTCAGCACAACATCACGATCATCGCCATGGAGACAT CGGACCCGTCTCATGCCggctcggttctggttctggtctctgTGACGGACGTTAACGACAATCCACCGAGTTTCGGTGCCGAGTCTCGGACGTCGGTCTGCGAGGACGTTCGGCCCGGCCAG GTCGTCGGGATTCTGAGCGCCGTGGATCCGGACGACCCCGAGGAcggacatcacttcctgttctcactGCCTGCAGGAAGTGATGCAAACCTCAGCTTCAGCCTGACTGACAACGGTG ACAACACCGCCTCGGTTCTGGCGCTGCAGCCCGGCCTGCGGCTGCGGGACCGACCCGTCCACCTGGTTGCCGTGGTGATCGCGGACAGCGGCCGCCCGTCCCTCAGTAGCACCAACACGCTGACCGTGTCCGTCTGTCGCTGTGGTCGCCATGGAAACCACTGCAGCCCGGACGAGCCGCATCATGTTGCTGTGGCAACCGCCGCGGTTCTGACCGGCCTGCTCACATTCCTGG GAGTTGCCATGGTAACGGCTGCGGTCAGGTCCAGGCgacagcagcaggtggaggatGAAGAGCGTGACGCCCAGGAGAACTTCGCCTGTTACGATGATGAAGGTGGCGGCGAGGAAGACACCAAAGCCTTCAACATGGCCGCCCTTAGACACCTGGACCGGCCTGACCCGACCGGCGGTTCCGCTGACCCGGAGGCCCGGAAGCCCCAGCTGCTCAAGGCAAACCTGGACCCCacggcgccccctgctgactGGAATGGTGGCGGTTCGGCGGCGGGCTCGGTCTGCTCCATCAGCTCCATCAGCTCCATGAGCTCCCCGGGCCCAGCAGAACCCGACCAGAACTTCTCCTTCCTCATGACGTGGGCCTCGAGGTTCTGGAGGCTGACCGACCTCTACGAACCCAGAGGGGTGGAGCCTGAAGAGGACAGCTGA